CGCAGTGTCCAGCTTGGCCTGCGTAGGTGCGGCGACCGTCACCGACGACGCACCACCGGCCGCGATCAACTGCGCGAGCAGCAGACCGGTGGGGCCGGCACCCAGTACCAGGGCGCTCCCGCCGGGACGCATCTGCAGCGACTCAAGACCGTGCATGGCACACGCGGTCGGCTCGCTGAACACCGCGGTGTCCAGCCCCAGCCCTTCGGTGGAGAACACGAGCGTGTGCGCCGCCACCGCGTACTCGGCGAAGAAGCCGGGAAAGTTGCTGCCGTAACCCAGCATGCCCTCGCACTGCCCGAGCCGACCGGCCAGGCAGTACGGGCACTGCCCGCAGTACACGTTCGGGTTGACGGTGACCTGCTCACCGACGTCGAAGCGGGTCACACCCTCACCCAGTGCGTCGACGACACCGACCAGTTCATGGCCCGGGATCAAGGGAAACACCGCACCGAACTCACCGTCGTGGATGTGCAGGTCGGTGCCGCACACGCCCACCTGGGCGACCTTGATGCGCACCTGACCGGGCCCCGGCTGCGGCGTCGGGACGTCGGTGACCGACCAGGTCTTGGCGGCCTCGTAGAGCACGGCCTTCATGTCGCGGGCGCCGCCCCTTCCTGTTACCTGGATCACTACACGTCTATGAGCCGCGACAGTACGCCACTTCGCCGCCTATGTCATCGGTGTCATAGAAAATGGTGCGAAAAGCTGACACCGGTGACATACTTGCGGCCGGATACGGGGAGGTGAGGCGATGGCGACCATGCGCGACGTGGCGATGCGTGCCGGCGTCAGCGCGAAAACCGTGTCCCGAGTGGTGAACAAGGACCGCTATGTCTCCGACGACGTCCGCCGCCGGGTCGAGCAGGCCATCGAGGACCTCAAATACGTCCCCAACATGCTCGCGGTCTCGTTCCGCACAGGCCGCGACGCCGCGATCGGCGTTGCGGTGCCCGGTGTGGCAGACCCCTTCTTCGCCGGCATCATCGGCGCCGTCGAACGCGAGGCCAGCGCCCGCGGGGTGGCGGTGATCGTGACCAGTGTCGGCTGGGAACCGTCCCACGAGCAGCGGTCCATCGAGGCCGTGCTGCACCGCAAGGTGGCAGGCATGATCATCTGCCCCGTCGGCCCGGACATGTCGTTCCTGCGGCCGTGGCAGGCCACCACACCGCTGGTGTTCGTCGACCGCATGCCCGGCCGCCTGGTGGCCGATGCCGTCGTCCAGGATGATGTCGGTGGCGGGTATGAGGCTGTGGCACATCTGATTTCGCACGGGCACGAGCGGATCGCGTTCGTCGGCGACGACGTGGTCACCGCGCACCTGCGGTTGCAGGGTTGCCGCGAGGCC
This genomic window from Mycolicibacterium goodii contains:
- a CDS encoding zinc-dependent alcohol dehydrogenase family protein, producing MIQVTGRGGARDMKAVLYEAAKTWSVTDVPTPQPGPGQVRIKVAQVGVCGTDLHIHDGEFGAVFPLIPGHELVGVVDALGEGVTRFDVGEQVTVNPNVYCGQCPYCLAGRLGQCEGMLGYGSNFPGFFAEYAVAAHTLVFSTEGLGLDTAVFSEPTACAMHGLESLQMRPGGSALVLGAGPTGLLLAQLIAAGGASSVTVAAPTQAKLDTASALGIDRTVRISRDDPQANIAAVRAASPHGDGYDAVVEATGSPAVGDICVPLTRRGGTVLIYGVTREDDIVRFHPFDVFRREITIRGSFAEMTSFGAAVDALRGGRVRTDGIITHRFALADYGQALDALRNDPSVHKVVIVP
- a CDS encoding LacI family DNA-binding transcriptional regulator — translated: MATMRDVAMRAGVSAKTVSRVVNKDRYVSDDVRRRVEQAIEDLKYVPNMLAVSFRTGRDAAIGVAVPGVADPFFAGIIGAVEREASARGVAVIVTSVGWEPSHEQRSIEAVLHRKVAGMIICPVGPDMSFLRPWQATTPLVFVDRMPGRLVADAVVQDDVGGGYEAVAHLISHGHERIAFVGDDVVTAHLRLQGCREALAEAGLPHDERLVHLGDIDTDTVTTALRRILAEPDPPTALFSSNARCTVSVVSALQALRRNDVALVGFGDFPTAAALRPPITVIHQDGDEMGRFAAERLFARLDDPGRRLRRRTVLPVSLVTRSSCAMPGEKSRPGHGSSVPVRSSNVSAR